The DNA region gagagcttaacagaacttaaccttatctatctgatctaggttctatttatacattgaaccaagatcgtggcatgcagcactatttactaggcagtggatgtcgtggagatcgtggcgatcttgcatgggtccactatcctgcatgagttaaagactgcttgacaccactaaatagatcgtgggtgtagtggaggtggaaatcctgcatgagtccactatctcctagttcggtcgaatactgagaccgaactgctgaattattgccgagcagcttttgccgatctgagagtagagcttgatgccgacctgagagcagagtttgattggttggcttttaccgagctgtaggctggggccgaactctttggttgtgccgaactgaactctttagtcatgccggactgatactctttagtcatgccgaactgatactctttcttgggctttactgctgttgggcttgtttagtacgtactccatcattaACATTATAAACATAGATTTGTAAGATGTTGAATGTTGATTATAACATTGATAATATTTCATTGTAGCAACTGTTAGCAGGTTGTATATGACATGTAAACAAAGAGTGGTTGCCTTAAATCATGATTGCCGCCTTGGACTCACGCGCTTTGTTTTTAGTCCGCCAATTTAGGCTAAACCTAATCCAAAAGAAAtctaatgcattaaaaaattaattaaacaataagttgttttattaattacactgaaatacataaataatacCTGATATTTCACTTTATGACATAAATGGTACAtggtctttattttatatcatttttgttacctataaatcacatttttggtacatGATTcaattttcaccccaaaatgccctctaaacaaatacatttttccatttgtgtcatTAAGGTTATTTAGGGCATACACAAAACTAAGTatcaaaagtgatattataatatcttctttcATTCttctcactctttatactattattattaatcaatattaatattattattttgatgttataaattaataattaattttttaaatatcatccaaatatacttaattataattatagttataattatatttaattattgtaataatattattgttataatactaaaaactagttgtaattaataaatcattatagtataattatttaaattatgaatcacacaatattatataataataataattattattataataattattattattattattattattttacattaaattaataactaatcaatatagtcttaataacaatttaaaattttaaattttattcataatgatattaaGAGTTGAATGTTTTCAattaggtgtttcaaccctaaaatgagtataaaatagttcaataaaaatatttaattgatttaattagttgttttgttcttaatttatattatgaatgcatttagatgtatgtataaaacactaaaaagtaagaagaaaaagaagagaaaggaaaaaagaggaaacataaactaaggagaaaaagaaagaagaaagaagataaaatactaaaaagaaagaagaaaatgaagtaaaaagaaagaaagaagaagaaactaaagaagaaaaaaagaaataagcaatgaagaaaaaaataatcacatttttggtattatttaataaaattttttaaaaatatcctccataacaaaaaaatcacatatttggtacctagggttatttttgtcactaggggaccaaaaatgatataaaataaagatcaggtaccgtttgtgtgtgaaagtgaaagatcaagtaacatttatgtagttcactctattaaTTAATCTAGTACGCAATATGGAATGTGAgatattaagagcatccacatccgtgctcttgccaacgagcacggatgtgggcccggacccactttttctgcctactcttaggcaagagaacaacacccacatctgtgctcttccgcaaggacgagcacaagggtcccaccattccattattcaatttaaataaaaatattcccacaaaattaaaatacattaaaaatacccggaataatattacaaaatacattaaaattaaaaattacataattaaaatcctaaaaataaaattacataattaaaatcataaaaaataaaaattacataattaaactcctaatcaataaaaaatacacaattcaactctgagagactttgccgacggGCTGCATCTGGACATATttggaagtattcaacacgggcggacaatgtgttaacaatacgcataaacaagcgctttgacatgcgaaaacggcgcctaaagtaatcttccaGAAACCGCGGCttgtcggaaaaatagtcggcaacgagcctttcgtgggctccctctcggtcacgatgaatgtagcggcgagttgatctagttggttgaggaggaggggcgggggtattcgctgcgacatatgcttcataagcggcacgatgttgttcgtagtattcttgttcttcgcgctccgcttccgcaatgagatgagtgaaatccatttgaggttttgagtgagagatgaagctgtagataagttgtatgaaaaatatgaatgagagctgatttgatgtgaaaaatggatgatgaatgtgtgtgtttatagatgattttggggggaaaaaaataaaaaaatacaaaaaaacggccattttttgggattaaaaaaatatattttttggtattattttttattttaaaaaataaaaaatgattttccaacggatatgccgttggccaatcagaacgcgccacatcgcctgctcgctggcacggacgtactcgatgcatcgagcagccccgtgccagcggcacgagcGCAACGGCTGACAGCGTCTTCGTGCCGCTGACACGGACGGACGCACGCGTCCCtgctcgccgatgtggatgctctaatgtacGACATGCTTATGTCAAATGTCTTTTACAATAATACATGCCGATATTATAGTACTAATTGATAgtaaaatatatatttgtagtatgcataaattaaataattaacttgttataattattataattattatttgtatatgTGGCCCACCTAAGAAgtggtattattattattatttttattttgacatTTAGTCCATAAAGCATTGTTCGTTTTACATCAATTAAGATATTGAGATATCATCGATACAATATTCACTTTAAAATAGTAAAATCTAATTAGCACCAAATGAGAAACTAGTATGTAACCAAGTAGAATTCACAATTACATTATCTAATTACTTTGGAATTGACTTGAATTTGCAAGCTTCCATGCTAAACTCAACCGATTTTTAATCAGAGTTAATAAATCAATTGATTATATTGATCACAAAGCTTTAGACTAAAATAAATACACTAATCGCATGCGTTAAAGGAGTGCTAGAAAATATTTGAAGGTCAAACGGCGCCGTTCAATGGATTAGATCGTAGCTGAGGAAGGGGGCCAATTAGGGTTTGAATGAATTCGAAAAcgttaaaataaaatgtgactgaCATAATAATTTGTTTCGGAAAAGCAAAAGGGTTTGAATGGTCAAAAGCAGAGGTTAAAGTAGAACtataaattaattacaaaatgATTATAATAAGATTTATGATAATGAGATTTGATTGCTTTATTATATGCTTTCGGAGTCATTGATTATCGCGTTGACTGACTGACCACCCCTCCCATCAAATAGCTGGCTGCCTATTCACATTACCCTCATTCAAACATAATTCTGATAATTTCAGGCGAAAATCAGCGGAAAAACAGGAATCGTTGATTCGTCGTGGATATATTTTTACGATTTCGGCGGTGGCTGCTTCGATTGATTTCGTTTTCTTCGGGTGCGTGTTTTTGGATCCGCGagctttaattttattgtttttttgtgATGCGTCACGGTATGAAAGTCTGAGTAGCTGAATAAGTCTGCGAGCTTGGATTTGTGCGTCGTTCTCGTTTAATTTGTTTGAATTTGAGTTTCGATTGAAGGTTTCGgtgcatttttttttgttttttagctGAAATTTTGGTTGTGATTGATTTTATTCCGTGTGTCTCCCTCTCTTGCTTGTTGTAGCCTTGTTGCAGGGCTTTTTTGTCACTGATTATTCTCGTATTCGTTGGTTTTGCGTTTGTGTTGGAACAAATTGGGAATTATTTGGGATGTTTCATAAATTTGGTTTTTCTGGACTTTGTAATAGATGTCTTACTTCGTAGATCTCGATCTGATGCTACCGACCTTTTTTTTCCGTTGTGAGATCTATGGAAGCTGCTGGGTAATATCAGAGATGCTCTGTACTTTTAAGTTAGATTTGAGGTGTTGGTTCTGTGTTTATGAGTGTCTGTTTAGCTTCATTGTTCATCTATTTTGTACTACACAAATATCCTTTTAAGTGGTGGATGTAGCTGTGTTGTTGTTTGATGCAATTATTCTCAATTTTCGTTACGTGTTTTGGGTGGAATTGTTGCAATTTCTACCTTGATGAAGATTTTGCTTAACCTTAGTTGGATTTCTTGCAGATAGGTTCTGGGCCAGCTTCTTTATCTTAGCCGGGCATAACTGGTGAGAAAGCCTGCCTCAATTGTTACTATTAAAAGTGAATGGCCTCAATTAGTGTAGATCCTCCGAACGGTGTAAGAGATCCTGGTCGAAAGCCTGGTGGACTGGATAAGCTGCCAGATGAGATGAATGAGATGAAACTCAAGGATGACAAGGTACAAATAATTACCATAAAGTAATCATTCTGTATTTTGTCACAAGCTGTTGCTCATAGATGTGCTAACTGCTAACTCTAACCCTATGTGATAGGATATGGAACCGGTTTACGTAGATGGTAATGGAACAGAAACTGGCCATATAATTGTGACCACAATCGGGGGCAAAAATGGCCAACCAAAACAGGTTAAATTCGATACTCAGTATTAGCATTATACTAGATTTGCTAAGTTTGTTATTTtcctatttatatattattcaaTCCTTGTTTTTTCAGACAATCAGTTATATGGCTGAGCGTATTGTGGGGCAGGGATCTTTTGGAGTAGTGTTTCAGGTACTGTCTGCTGTGATGCCTTCTCCTTGCCCAGTGCAAGGAAACACAATAGTTTCCATGCattcgcaaatcagaactcttATTTATGCTAATGTTCTCTTTCAGGCCAAATGTCTAGAAACAGGTGAAACTGTTGCCATAAAAAAGGTTCTTCAAGATAAGAGGTACAAGAACAGAGAGCTGCAAACCATGCGTCTCCTGGACCACCCCAATGTTGTGTCTTTGAAGCATTGTTTCTTCTCAACCACTGAGAAGGATGAGCTTTTTCTTAACTTGGTGTTGGAATATGTTCCTGAGACTGTTCATAGGGTTATTAGACATTATAACAAGATGAGTCAGAGGATGCCAATGATATATGTTAAACTTTATGCTTATCAGGTATACTTTGTCCCACTTGCATTGTATTGTTAGATTTCTAGAAATACCTGGATattctttttcaaatttaagtagTTATGACTTTTTTTTCATAGGCTGAATCTTTTCTCTAAACCTAAATTGTCTTTTCATTGCAGATTTTCCGAGCACTTGCATATATCCATGGCAGTGTTGGAGTGTGCCACAGGGATATTAAACCCCAAAATTTGTTGGTaagtttattttcaatttaatgCATATGATAGCAAGTAACAAACAACTTACTTTTCAACCTACTGTCTACAGGTTAATCCACACACCCATCAGGTGAAGTTATGTGATTTTGGAAGTGCAAAAGTACTGGTTAGCACCATACTTTCCCCTCCCTCTGTGAAGGCATCTTTAGGCCTCTTAACCTAGTAAGGTTATTTATGTTATTTGACTCAATATGTAGGTCAAAGGAGAACCAAACATTTCCTATATATGTTCGCGGTACTATCGTGCTCC from Salvia splendens isolate huo1 chromosome 9, SspV2, whole genome shotgun sequence includes:
- the LOC121748492 gene encoding shaggy-related protein kinase alpha-like, with product MASISVDPPNGVRDPGRKPGGLDKLPDEMNEMKLKDDKDMEPVYVDGNGTETGHIIVTTIGGKNGQPKQTISYMAERIVGQGSFGVVFQAKCLETGETVAIKKVLQDKRYKNRELQTMRLLDHPNVVSLKHCFFSTTEKDELFLNLVLEYVPETVHRVIRHYNKMSQRMPMIYVKLYAYQIFRALAYIHGSVGVCHRDIKPQNLLVNPHTHQVKLCDFGSAKVLVKGEPNISYICSRYYRAPELIFGATEYTTAIDIWSAGCVLAELLLGQPLFPGESGVDQLVEIIKVLGTPTREEIKCMNPNYTEFKFPQIKAHPWHKIFHKRMPPEAVDVVSRLLQYSPNLRCTALEALVHPFFDELRDPNVRLPNGRFVPPLFNFKPHELKGVPAELLGKLIPEHARKQCAFLGL